A genomic window from Populus nigra chromosome 7, ddPopNigr1.1, whole genome shotgun sequence includes:
- the LOC133698201 gene encoding AT-hook motif nuclear-localized protein 25-like: MSGLEASPGAGTGSRYAAHQLLGPELQLQRDAKTPQPGNYKDDINDPESATTSSSGAGNSSSGRRPRGRPAGSKNKPKPPIIIARDTPNALRSHLLEISPGSDIVESISNYARRRAHGVCILSGSGAVTNVTLRQPGGAGSSAVMMLHGRFEILSLTGTSLPSPAPPEAGGLSISLAGGQGQVVGGRVVGPLMASSLVVLMAASFANAIYDRLPVEEDRGSVPAVEVQQQQRPAASQSSGVAGSGGGQVGGGGNDGSSGGGGVPFYNLGVNGMGSYPFAGHGEGDHMFSSAAGLQFK; the protein is encoded by the coding sequence atGTCCGGCCTGGAAGCAAGCCCAGGTGCTGGTACAGGGTCTCGTTATGCTGCTCATCAACTCCTGGGACCGGAACTGCAACTTCAAAGAGATGCCAAAACTCCACAACCAGGTAATTATAAAGACGACATCAATGATCCTGAATCTGCCACCACTAGTAGTTCAGGTGCCGGTAATTCCTCCTCTGGACGCAGGCCTCGCGGCCGTCCTGCTGGTTCAAAGAACAAACCCAAGCCCCCAATAATCATTGCTCGGGACACCCCAAATGCTTTAAGATCTCACCTACTTGAAATATCCCCGGGCTCAGATATAGTTGAATCAATATCAAATTATGCAAGGCGCCGAGCCCATGGAGTTTGCATTCTCAGCGGTAGCGGAGCAGTCACAAATGTTACTTTGAGGCAGCCAGGTGGTGCGGGtagttctgctgtgatgatgcTGCACGGGAGGTTTGAGATCTTGTCCCTAACTGGGACATCGCTTCCATCACCAGCACCACCTGAAGCAGGCGGCCTTTCGATATCTCTTGCTGGAGGACAGGGACAGGTTGTGGGTGGACGTGTGGTGGGGCCATTGATGGCGTCAAGTCTTGTGGTTTTGATGGCTGCCTCCTTTGCAAATGCAATATATGATCGGTTACCAGTGGAGGAGGATCGGGGGTCAGTACCAGCAGTAGaggtgcagcagcagcagcggcCAGCAGCCTCACAATCGTCGGGTGTGGCTGGATCAGGTGGAGGACAAGTTGGTGGTGGCGGAAACGACGGCAgtagtggtggtggaggtgtACCCTTTTATAATCTGGGAGTGAACGGTATGGGAAGCTACCCTTTTGCCGGTCATGGCGAAGGAGATCATATGTTTAGTAGTGCAGCAGGTCTACAGTTTAAATGA